One genomic window of Streptomyces sp. WP-1 includes the following:
- a CDS encoding WhiB family transcriptional regulator, whose product MDWRHNAVCREEDPELFFPIGNTGPALLQIEEAKAVCRRCPVIEQCLQWALESGQDSGVWGGLSEDERRAMKRRAARNRARQASA is encoded by the coding sequence ATGGACTGGCGTCACAACGCCGTTTGCCGCGAGGAAGACCCCGAGCTCTTCTTCCCCATCGGCAACACCGGTCCCGCGCTGCTGCAGATCGAGGAAGCCAAGGCCGTCTGCCGTCGCTGCCCGGTGATCGAGCAGTGTCTGCAGTGGGCGCTTGAGTCCGGCCAGGACTCCGGCGTCTGGGGTGGCCTCAGCGAGGACGAGCGTCGCGCGATGAAGCGCCGTGCCGCCCGCAACCGGGCCCGTCAGGCCTCCGCCTGA